In the genome of Cynocephalus volans isolate mCynVol1 chromosome 10, mCynVol1.pri, whole genome shotgun sequence, the window CTAATGAGACCTTTTGAAAATGTACCTTCTAGCCTCCCCTGATGTCAGGTGGAGGACCGTGGTGGTTGCCTCTTGAGACCAGACAGGTTCTGCTCTTCTGCTTGTGtgctcccctctctcccccaccctgtGCTCCCTTTTCACATGCTCTTTGAGGCTGAAAGGAGGGATAAGAAGAGCAAATATTCAATAAAAGCCTGTATTTGCCAGAGGCCCTTTGTCTCAGCGACATGCAAACCACCTGAATATGTAAACTGTGCCTGGCTCCCTGTGAAAAGAAGTCATCAACCCTACTTCTAAAAACATAAAcaacaatatttttcttaaagcacTCAGGTGGCTAAAGAACTCTGTAACTTGTTTTACTGTCTTCTTAGTGAGACTGCCAAAAATTTTCCAAGCACATGAGCAGGTCTTCTCTGGTTTGACAATTGTTTTAAGACCTTCTTTTTGTCAATATCTTAGCCAGTGGAACACAGAGCATCTCTAATGATAGTCCCACCCATGGTGAGGGTACCCATTTTGAAGAGGAAGGCTTTGCTATGGATGATGAGGATTCTGATGGGGAATCCAACACCTGGGAGTTGTCAGAAGGGACACGCTGTCTGCCCAAGGAACAGGCCGGCGACCTTTTTAATGAGGACTGGGACTTGGAGTTGAAAGCACATCAAGGGAATCCATATGGTAGGTGTGGAGTTTGTGAGTTCCTAAGCTAGGGCTTCTCAGACCCTCCTGCCAGACCCCTGAAGGCAGGTAGTTTGGGAGAGGGGTCCACATCTGTGAGCCTAGCCTGATATCTGTTACAGATCTGAAATTTCTGTGACAGCTTCTCTTTCATATTGGAAAGAAATatacatgcaaatattttatttgactcCATAATTTATCACTTTGTATTAACATTGAAACAATATTACTCTCTCCAAAAATCTTTGCTGTGAATGGAGCAGCTGCAGATAGAAGTGCTCTGATATGCAGTTGCTTCGTCTCCACTGCTGAGAACATTGTCTGAGAAGCACAGCTATGGGTTGTTCAGAATGAACATATTTGCAGTTCTTCAGGAATGAACTATGCACAAGCACGCACTTGCACGCATCCATGTGTCTTTTTAAACAAGATCAGTGCAGGTGTCTGTCCCCTAGACATATATTCTTTTGGCTACCTGTTTTTACCTTCCTTCCTCCTTGAATCTGTCTTTTAAAACTGCCTGCAGATGCTGATGACATCCAGGGGAGTATTTCTCAAGAGATCAAACCTTGGGTGTGCTGCGCCCCACAAGGAGACATGATCTATGACCCCAGTTGGCACCACCCACCTCCACTGATACCCTATTATTCCAAGATGGTCTTTGAAACGGGACAGTTTGATGATGCCGAAGACTGAGTGTGGAGCTTTCTGCCTGGTGGGTGGGTGGGCCTGGGTGGACCCTCCACATTGAGGTCTCTCTTCCTATCTGTGAGGTAAGATGTCCTGTCTGAGAAAACGTTCCCAGTGATCCCTGAGTCTGGGGTACACAGACTGTGTTTAATAAGGTccagttttgttgttatttttaatgagaTCCTCCTTGGAATGTGCAAGTATTTGTGTCAGGAGGAGTCGTGTTCTTTGTaaataaaagtaggaaaaaacCGATGtattttgtctccttttttttcttttaattaggtTCTTCTGAGCAAGACCTCACTTCTTCATTTTAAGTctctaaattacattttaaagattgAAGTACTTGGAGATCTAAAGCTActctgtgaaagaaaaaatttagctTTTGCTTCTGTAGATCTGGCACTGTTGACTAGGGATTGGAATCCAAGAGACATTGGTGACTTTATGACTGATTTCTGTTCTTGTTGATGGGGAAACCAAACAGTTACTTAGGTAATAAGGACTTTCTGTAGGCTGGAAAACTAAATGGCAAATTAATTAAACCAGCAATCGTGTAACCCTTAATTGGCACCAGATTCTATTTTCCATTTAATCTTTTAATCTTGACAATTACTTATATGAagtcactatttaaaaaaaaaaatttacttcattttagagatgaatgCAAAACTCAAAATGTTTTGACCTCTCCGAGATCACAGAGTGAATGGCAGAAGTGGCACGTAAATGCACATGTGACTCTGAAGTCCATTCTCCTCATTGGCCCTGCATGTGTGAGAGCATAGCAGAGGGGTCTGGGGGCCAGAGGAAGTTACCTTTGCCTCTTTGACAGGGTGAGGGATAGTTTCTTGACTGCCCTCCCTCCTTATCAAAGCTGAATCAAGAAAAGATTTCAGATCTGAAATCTGAGTACCCTCCATAGCAGGTAATTGAGCATTTAACCATTTAAACTAGTTTTCAAAGGCCCACAAGGTGTGTGAACAAGGCAGAACCTCGTGAGAGAAAGCTTTGGCCATGAGGGACCTGATGGCTAAGGCTGTCCTAAGGAGAAACAATGTCCCTTCCACTGTCCTTGCTAAAGGGGCAGTTGTAGACCACATCACCACgcccctctttctttcctccaccTTCCAAGGTCATAGCTGATGAGACCATGAGTATGTCTGGCATGAAAAGGTAAACTTGAGAAACCGAactctttggcagctggctggtaaggggatccgaacctttgaccttggtgttacaaggccgcaCTCTAAcaaaatgagctaaccagccagcctaaagtTGAAAGACTGAGCCAAGAAATAATTGGGAGCTTAAGGAAGATGATAGAATTGCTGAAATGGTATTGAAAAATAATGTTGGCTCATGTGTAAGCTGGAGTTAGGAGACAGCTGAAACTATGAGTAAAAGCAAAAGTCATGAGGTGGGGAGATTACATAAAAgcggggggaggtgggagagagggaagaaaaaaatagtatgaaaAGCATATGTGCATGAGTAGCTGAGCAAAGAAAATTCACAAGTTTCTGTTGCTGTGATCCATGGAATAGTTATGAATCTAGGACTCATGCTTTTTAGAAGTTAATCTCTGTGGTTCCTTCTCCTGGTTATTTCTGGCAAAATGGGTAGGAGGGAAATTGGGTCTACCGGAGCAAGGAGGTAGAAAATAATATTCTCTTAAAGACATTAGAGTGGTTTTTATGTTTGAAAGCTGGGTATTTCAGGAGAACAAGCAAAGGGGAGCAGAGGCTAGTCAATTGTTCTGATTTCAGTATTGTTCTAGTGCCCCCTCTGATTCAAGCATAGAGTAAGATGTAGGTTATCTTATGGGGGTGAGGTGggagtaagaaagaaaagtagtgaaatggaaaaatactaaTGATCTAATAAGTGAAAAAGACTATAAAACTACTCTGATGATATTGCATATATAGTGTGAAAAAATTGCATATGTAAGTGATAAAGATTTAGAAGGTAATATGGACAAATGGAAACAATTTGATTGGATGATGGAAAGGTAGgcaattctgttttatttttggttactTTAATATAGATTTAACAATTAGggtatttaaaataaagacaagatgtTATTCTAAAGCAGAGTTGTGTCTTCTGTCTAGTCTTCCCTGTCCTTTTTGACAGACATCACAACACTTGTCTTATTCTACTGCGATTGTTGGTTTATggttctgcctccctcttcatGCCAGTAAATATTGATATAAATTCAATTATCTTCAGTTATGGTGCAGTATTTTCCTTGACTGTACTTAGGGTTGACTGATAACATCCCAGGCTGGTGATGAGAAAAGAACGAGGTGTTTGAAGAACCTTTAAAAAGTCTTTGTGTTaccagttaccaaaaaaaaaaaaaaaaaatctttgtgttaAATCAGATTAGGATTTTTTCTTCgttttaattttgtattatgaaaaatttcaaacatatacaataAGAAGAAATGTTACCATGAACTTTCATGTACCTACTTATCACCCAGTGTCAATGATCAACTCAGGGTCGTCTTGTTTCACCTCTCACTCCATCCACTAGTTGAAGCAAATCCTAGATATCCTATTatttcatctataaatatttcagataCAGCTCTAAAGGGCTTAAGAAATATATAAGACCACAGTATCACTATCAcattaaaaaatcacaataaattcaTTAATATCAAATACATAGTGTTCACATTTCTGATTTTCTCCTATATTGGAGTTTTTTTACACTTTGAATCAGAACCCAAATTGGTTGTGACTGGTTGATATATCTTTTTAAGTCTGTTTTCATCTATAAGCTTCCACTCCAATTTTTTTGGTTCCTTGGAATTTATTTGTGGAGACAGTTTACTCTGTAGAAGTTCCCACAGCCTGAATTTTGTGGACTGCATTCCCCGTTAACATTTAACCTGTTTCTCAGCCCTGCATTTTCTCTGAGTTGGTGGTCAGATCTATAGAGTGCTGTTCAGTACAAATATAAAGGAAACTACAaatgttagtttcctgtggctgctgtccCACAAacttggcttaaaacaacagatatttattctgtcacagttctggagggcagAAATCTGAAATCGAGGTGTTGGAATGACCGAGATTCCTCTGAAGACTGTAGGGAAGAATCCTttcttgtctcttccagctttgGGTGGCTGAAAGCATTCCTCATGGTTGCATCACTCCCATTTCTGCCTTTGTTTTCACAGGGCCTTCTCTTGTCTCTTATAAGGACGATtgccattggatttaggacccatcCATGATAATActggatgatctcatctcaagatcattaattatatttgccaagaccttttttccaaataaggtcacattcacaggttcccaGGATTGGAACTTAGACATATCTTTTTAGGGGCCATGATTCAGCCCACTACAGAAGGAAATGAATAACAGCACTGGATGATGAAAACAGTTAAATATAACAAGGattaaattttttcataatagggccggcccgtggctcacttgggagagtgcggtgctgataacaccaaggccacgggttcggatcctatatagggatggccggtttgctcactggctgagcgtggtgctgacaacactaagccaagggttgagatccccttaccggtcatcatttaaaaaaaaattttttttctttcattataatttaaaacacTTACTTTGTTCCATTGCTTTGGTTATCTTCTTTGGGTATTACTACCATATGCATGATGTTATTTTCTTTGCCAAACTCTtgctccttttaaaaatgtctttatcatTCTGaacattttctccttattttatcTTCTATTAATCATAAGCATTAACTGCTGTGTTTATTTGCTTTAGTGTTTCTTCTAATTTAGTCTGCATATCTGAACGATTTTTATGTTAATTCTTTCCTGAATTGTGTAACATCACTTATTAGTATTTCTAAtactgatttataattttttccccataccttcaataatttttctgaatttctttcagCTCATTTGAGAAATTAGGTTAGTGTTCATCTGCTTTGTGCACATATTTTTGTGGGCATACTTCTGTTGTCTGTAGAACTGTTATTTTTGGTCCTTATTCTCATATTTTCAAATCCTATGGCTCTATTTTTATAATAAGATCCAGGGCAATTAAAAAAGCATGCCTCAGCAGTTCTGCTGTCTTCTTCCCAGAATCACTCAGTCTTTTGTTCACCTTGTCTTCTAGCACCATCACGGAGAGCACAGGCAGCGtgctgttgaatgaataaaacttCTGCTACTGTTATAGGTTTTGGAAAATCACCACCAGCAACAACTCTAGGCTGCAATAATGCCAGACCTTCATTAGCTCTGTTCTGTGCACTTTCCATTTTCAGTAAACTTGACACATTAGTTAAATCAGCATTTGTGGAGGGACTTTTAGGGTTTCACACAGTTGTAGCAATCTGTTCTTCAGGAAGTTGAGATGAGACTGAATTAGTTCTCTTTCTCTAATATTGTTACTTAAAATTGCTGTTATTGATTCCATAATAGATTGCAGATGCTCTCTGATACTCTTTGAAAGAGGTTGCCAGGTTTTCCTCTTGGGTGCTATCTTTACCTGTTTTAGATTTGTATGCTTTGTCCTTTAGAAAGATGCTttggatgatttttatttcttttcactgtGTTTCTTACCTCTTTCTTGGACAACTTCATTTTGACAtcatcagtttttccttttgGGTTTCTTTGTAACTGTTGAGACTTTTTCTTGGAAGCATTTGCTTTACCAGGCATCTTATTTGCTGATTTCTCTTGAACTCTTCTGGAAGCCATGCTCAGAGTAATTCACCTGATTAGGATTTAATTGGGATTCCTTAGctattagctatttttaaaagcaatgttAACATAGAGAAATTTCCAGAAGTGGTGAGTTTTGTAACCATGCTTTAATCTGAAAGTCTTTAATCAGTGGCCAAGTAAATTTTGTTCTCTAAAAACTTGAGTATATGTACAAGACAAATGAGTTTGTATGCAAATTATTTGATAAACAACAAATCAtggttatttaaaagataattgaataAGAAGGAAATATCACAACAATTTCTCAACAGTGTCCTATAATGAAGAATCTCTTTATCTGAATCTCTGAATGCTATGCTGGGAAGTCACAATCTGAGAATGGGGGAGAACGTGGATAGTTGCTTAATTTGGCTTTGTGCTATCTGAAGGAATCCCCTCTGCCTCCTTCCAGTTCCAGAGAGCTCACTACCTTAGAAGGAGCCCATCCATTGCTGGCTAGTGCTATTTGTTAGAAAAGTCGTCCTTGTACTGAGCTGAAATCTATCCAATTGGTCCTGGTTTGCTCTGTGGTCCTGACACTCTTTCAAATATTGGAAATTAGTAACCTTATTTTCTCCGGCTTTTTGCTTTGCAGGCTGAGCAGTCAACAGGCAGTTGCATATATGTGTCTGGgatcagagagagagggagatgctGGAGGTGCAAATGTGGAAATTGCTGAGGTTTCAGTAGGTGTTACAGTATTGAGAGGTTGAGGTtgttgagtgaggacatgtagagTGAGAAGAGGGCTGAGGACAGAACCTGGATGATTAAAGGATAAGTCGAAAGATCTGATCATAAGGGTGGGCAGGCTTGatagcagaggaggaggaaaaccAGTTGAGTGTAGGTGACACTCAAGCCAAATCTAATAGGGAGAAGAGAGGTGTTTCtgttattgggttttttttttggtttgtttgtttgttttattgcgtctggctggtataggaattgaaccctggaccttggtgttatcagcaccatgctctaaccaactgagctaactggccagccctaaggaGAAGAGAGttttaagaaagagagagggCCATCCGTCATAGGGAGAGGCCAAGTAAGATGAAGGCTAAAAAGGGTATTTTCAGACCTGGGAATTAGAAAGTGCTCCCATGATGTAATGATTTGAGGAGAGAGCAAGGGCAGGGGCATTGCAGGCTAAAACGTTTTGGGGTATGCATTTGGGCACCCTGGGCTGCTGCCTTTGGCACTGTTGCTTCTCTTGACTGGGCAATGGTGACTTCTGGCCAGCTTCCCGGCAATGGTGACTTCTGGCCAGCTTCCCTCAGAATCCATGAGCCGGGCAgggaagaggcagagatgggagagaaaaggagggaatgGAGAGAGGGACAAATGGACAGAGGGTGTTGAGAAATACAGACACTAAGGGACTGTTAGGAGGAACAAAAGAGAAACTTTTATTCTGTCATTTCCTGCAAACTATATAGTTTGCCAAGAAAGAAATCACAACTGACCACAGCCAAAATCTAGGGTGATGGAAGGGAGAGTAAATATGTGTTCATCAGGTTTGTCTGGATGACATTTGAGATATGCACTTGTTTTCTCTCATTCATCCCTATTTCCATACAAGCAGGCTCTCTCTGCTCAGTGCCTTAAGAGGCAAGCAGCAGCATCAAAATCCAGTCTAAGGTGAATCTTTCTggcttttgttttagaaaaaaaggatttatttattttttagtaagaGGGTAAGGGGATTTTGAGCCAATAGACTGTACACCTTGAAGAAATTTGGGGGGGAGGAAAATTTTCACtaggcatgcacacacatgcacacgccccCTGGGTTGTGAGAGAGAGATggtagaggagagagagagacctgggGATGCcaagagcacatggaacatgAGCTCTGCTTCCTGGAGTGTCCCTGGGGAGTTAGGTTCTCAGACAGTGATAGTGTTGGTGCCTCTAGGCAGTTGGGACTCTCTTGCAAAAGACACCCACATCTTGAGCATTCTGAGGACCTGATGGACCCAGAGGGGCCACAGGACAGGGAGGACCTTTGAAGATGGATGTCAGATGACCTGATGCCCATCTTCCATTTGTCCTGTCACTGCAGGAGGCCCTGGCTGGCACAACTCCAAGAAGGGAGGAGAACCCCAGAAAGCCTGGATGGAAGCTTGGGGTTGGCAATTAGGATGCTTAGGGAGAATAATGGTTTTGCTTCTTGAACCTCCGAGGTGCAAGAGATGCAAAGTTACAGAAGCCTGATGTGACCAAGTCACTGCTGGGGGCCCGAGGCCATCAACCAGGTAGAGATGATGAATTTGAAGTATCATCATCAGTTGATTAATACGAGGGTGCTGAtgacttctttctgtttttattttctatcttgatgAAAAACTTGCAATTTTTTACTGTGGCGGAACAAACAGAATCGTGCTGTTCACAATTAGgtagttttgtgtatttttgatGGCTCCCATGTGTTTGTCCATTTCATGGCTTTCTTCCCTTTGGGAAATTCAGGAGAATGTACCCTTTCACCCACCCCTAACTTAGTTTGGTGCTGTTTATAGTGAGGACAGTTTGGTGGTCATGAGACCTCAGGGGGGGTGTGGTGGGTGGTGCTTCTCCAAGCTTTTCTCTCAGCCCTGCGTTCCGGGGCCTAGGGGCCTGTCCTGAGaacctttcttccccttctctgaAGTTGATTGTGGAGGCTACAAAGACCACTCTCTTTATGTACAGAGGCATCTGACTGGCCCTAGCAAAGCCCTGCAGCCCTGAGGAAATCCGAGACTGCCTCCCTGGGAGATGGAAGCAAATGCATCGGCTAAGGAAATGTCTTGGCGCTGCGCTGCCCTTGGTTTTCCGGAGTTTGCATTCTTGGGCCCAATTTTGCACAGGCTGGTTGGaatatggagaaagagaaaaaatatcccTGGCTGCAACCCATCTGGATTCTGCCTCCCAGTTCTTCCAGAGCAGATTCCCCAACCAAATAACCGAGAATGATGGATCTGggaggactgtgtgtgtgtgcccatgtgtgcatgcacgtgtgtatgAGCGTGGCAGGCCGAGGAGGAGAATCACCAGGCTGCTACGGAGGGAGGAGAAACTGGAGGGTGGAACAGGAAGGCAAGAGGCAGGGCTGGCTCCCACTTTGTTGACTTAGCAAGTCCGGCTGCAAAGCCAAGGCCTTTGGGAAGAACGGCCTCCATGCTTCCGGCGGTTTCTATCGAGCTGGTTCCAGGACTGAGCTAGATCATGCCTTGTTTATGGGCAGGAGGAAAGTTCACTTGGGTTCCAGGGTAACACAGTTTGGAGAATCCCACCAGAATTTGTACTCGATGATGTCTGGTGACACAAAACACGGCCATGGTTTCTAAAGAAGGTGTTTTCTTTCACCTCATAGGGTTCCACTTTCTGACCATTGCAAGGTGCCgttggttttccttttctttctttttcttgtaaggtGGTTTTGATTTCAAAAGCAATTTCCTCTGACAACGTCTCATTAGCTGTTGAACAAATGTGGCAGGTATAAGTCAGGGAGCTCTTTGGCAGCTCCAGGCAGGCGCCTGAAGTTCTCCTGGCTGCTGCCTGTGGCCTTATTGCATTTTTCCAGCAGGTGGCAGTAAAGACCCATTGACTCGCTGTCTCCTGGGTGACCCACTGGAGACTGAGGGCTCTGGAGGAGATGCTGAGGCTGGCTCAGGGTTACCTTCCTGTTAGTTGGCTTCCTGCCGGTTGGCAACCTCACCTGTGAATTCTCCGCATTTACTCTGGATTTTATAGGTGAGTTTTCTCAGAGAAGGTTACTGTGGAATGTAGGGTTAGGGTCATCATTGTTATCTCCCAACACCTACCTCAGAGTCTGGCCCATTGTAAGTGCCTAATACATGCTTGCAGTCTTCAAAGTGTGGATATAAGCAGAGAAAGTAAAATGTATCGTGCTGCATTTCtgttggctgctggctggtaaggggatccaaacccttgacctt includes:
- the COPRS gene encoding coordinator of PRMT5 and differentiation stimulator, yielding MDPQAARAQALGGAEPPRGPPLPSLPKAPPGPEAGFATADHPGQERESEKAADRLGNGTQSISNDSPTHGEGTHFEEEGFAMDDEDSDGESNTWELSEGTRCLPKEQAGDLFNEDWDLELKAHQGNPYDADDIQGSISQEIKPWVCCAPQGDMIYDPSWHHPPPLIPYYSKMVFETGQFDDAED